From the Desulfobulbaceae bacterium genome, the window GACTGAAGAAGATGTCTTGTTTTCCCCCAGCGCCCCAGCCAAGAAGAAGGATCAAGATACGCTTGATGACAATATTGAATTTTTTTGAGATGTCAACGTTACGCTTGACATCTCACTCTGCCTAAAGGGAAAGTATCTATGAAATGGAGCATGGGACACGAAGGCCAGGATATGGTCAGACTGAAACTAAGCGGCGAACTTACGTTAGGTTTCGCCACCGAGTTAAAAGAGGCGCTAACGCAAGCATTGAATGCCGCTCCTGAAATCGTCATTGAACTAGAGAATGATGCGGAGGTAGATTTATCGTGTCTGCAACTTTTCTGTGCCGCTCATCAAACGGCCATGTCGTTGGGCTTAAAGATGAGCCTGGCCATGAAACACAACAAACAATTTCAAGACGTAACCTGCTTGGCAGGCCTGTGCCGTGAAAAAAAATGTGCCATCCATCCCGAGATGGGGTGCTTATTAGCCGGAGGATATCTGTAATGGGAAAAATGATCTTGACAGTGGATGATTCAGCAAGTGTGCGGCAGATGGTGAGCTTCACCCTGAAGTCGGCGGGGTATGATGTGATTGAGGCAGTAGATGGGGTGGACGCAATAGGTAAATTGAACTCCGCTAAAGTTAATATGATCATCACTGATCTTAATATGCCCAATATGAACGGTATTGAATTGACGAGCGCAGTCAGGGCTACGGCGGCCAATAAGTTTGTCCCCATCGTGCTTTTAACCACTGAAAGCCAAGACGGCAAAAAGCAGGAGGGTAAGGCGGCGGGCGCTACCGGCTGGATTGTCAAACCCTTCAAGCCGGAGCAACTGCTCGCCGTTGTCAAAAAACTCATCGGCTGAGAAGAAATACTAACCTTAGTTATCCTGAAGAGACCAAACTATGGACGATTCCAAAAGCGTCTTTCGCGAAGAAGCGTATGAACTTTTAGCTGAGCTTGAGACATCCCTTCTGGAACTCGAA encodes:
- a CDS encoding STAS domain-containing protein; the protein is MKWSMGHEGQDMVRLKLSGELTLGFATELKEALTQALNAAPEIVIELENDAEVDLSCLQLFCAAHQTAMSLGLKMSLAMKHNKQFQDVTCLAGLCREKKCAIHPEMGCLLAGGYL
- a CDS encoding response regulator, whose product is MGKMILTVDDSASVRQMVSFTLKSAGYDVIEAVDGVDAIGKLNSAKVNMIITDLNMPNMNGIELTSAVRATAANKFVPIVLLTTESQDGKKQEGKAAGATGWIVKPFKPEQLLAVVKKLIG